The Candidatus Dependentiae bacterium genome includes a window with the following:
- the spoVG gene encoding septation regulator SpoVG has protein sequence MKITEVKVFPSQESGRLKAYATIVFDNDFIVRDLKVIEGNKGLFVSMPSRRKKDGSFRDIVHPLNSDTRTMIEQSIIAEYESVMKSGASYPMETSRLQL, from the coding sequence ATGAAAATAACAGAAGTAAAAGTGTTTCCATCTCAGGAAAGTGGCAGGCTTAAAGCCTACGCAACCATCGTGTTCGATAACGATTTTATCGTTAGGGATTTAAAGGTAATTGAAGGAAATAAGGGGCTCTTCGTTTCGATGCCTTCGCGCAGAAAAAAAGACGGTTCGTTCAGAGATATTGTTCATCCGCTCAATTCTGATACGCGAACAATGATTGAACAATCAATTATTGCAGAATACGAAAGCGTAATGAAATCAGGCGCTAGTTATCCAATGGAAACGAGTCGCTTACAACTCTAG
- the rsmH gene encoding 16S rRNA (cytosine(1402)-N(4))-methyltransferase RsmH has product MTTDEKPYHIPVLLDEVIEFMAPKPKGIYGDVTFGGGGHTRALLEKQPKCEVVAMDWDTVALEKNGEKLLEEYPKRLTLVWGNFSQVDKHLKKAGFDYVDALLADFGTSFYQLTERAGFSFNKDTPLDMRMSPAHQKTTAAEVLNRASEETLRDIFTHLGEEPKAKAIARAIVEERKKQSIRTTKQLTLIIERVLGVRGSRKIHPATKVFQALRLYINKEIENIESFLVSAMRIIKPGGRLVCISFHSLEDRLVKQFFKEQEKLGHTIITPKVVVPTEEEIKRNPASRSAKLRVLELKSV; this is encoded by the coding sequence ATGACGACAGACGAAAAACCATATCATATACCGGTACTTCTAGATGAAGTTATTGAATTCATGGCGCCTAAACCCAAAGGCATCTATGGAGATGTTACTTTTGGCGGTGGCGGGCACACGCGCGCACTCTTGGAAAAACAACCAAAGTGCGAAGTGGTTGCCATGGATTGGGATACGGTCGCTCTTGAAAAAAATGGTGAAAAGCTCCTTGAGGAATATCCAAAAAGATTAACACTCGTTTGGGGAAATTTTTCTCAAGTTGATAAGCATCTTAAAAAGGCCGGCTTTGATTATGTGGATGCACTCCTTGCCGATTTTGGTACTTCTTTTTATCAATTAACTGAGCGTGCAGGTTTTTCGTTTAATAAAGATACACCGCTGGATATGAGAATGTCTCCCGCGCATCAAAAGACAACCGCTGCTGAAGTTTTAAACAGAGCCTCCGAAGAAACGCTGCGCGATATTTTTACCCATTTAGGTGAAGAACCCAAAGCAAAAGCTATCGCGCGCGCAATAGTTGAAGAACGCAAAAAACAATCGATTCGTACGACAAAACAGTTGACCCTGATTATTGAACGAGTCTTGGGTGTGCGCGGTTCGCGCAAAATTCATCCAGCAACGAAAGTTTTTCAGGCGTTGCGCCTTTACATAAATAAAGAGATTGAAAATATCGAATCCTTTTTAGTTTCTGCAATGCGTATTATTAAGCCAGGTGGGCGATTGGTATGCATTAGTTTTCACTCTTTGGAAGATCGCTTAGTAAAGCAGTTTTTTAAAGAGCAAGAAAAGCTTGGCCACACGATTATCACCCCAAAGGTGGTAGTGCCAACAGAAGAGGAAATTAAGCGAAATCCGGCAAGCCGATCGGCAAAATTGCGCGTTTTAGAGTTAAAATCCGTATAA
- the murF gene encoding UDP-N-acetylmuramoyl-tripeptide--D-alanyl-D-alanine ligase, giving the protein MIISDFIRSVLPTSSFLYAPLQADATWAIDSRTIQKGDIFVAIRGNNLDGHHFVADAFSRGAAGCMIEKNQESLLSKIDKAILKEKTVIIVDNTQQALARLAVAVRQKFSGPVIGITGSIGKTSTKEAIASILKANNQPYLASTGTQNTVLGISLTLLKLRAEHQVIVLELGISKRGEMARLVEIAQPTIGLITAVGHSHMEGLGSIIDIANEKRDIFKYFKEDNIGIINGDQPLLANVAYNHPVIKFGSKTTNQVQARKVQATSDSLNFTLKLYGQKYKITLPTNHKGAVLHWLAAASIAYLIGIDNQMIVDCMQKPVVVPGRFERRRLKLGNGIIINDCYNASPESMKAALTAFQHVQTSGHKIAILGDMLELGVNSPFWHRQIGRFLRKVPTVRDLILVGSHIEWTKKTLPLGVKVEVVPTWKEASQKLKERLSQEVCILVKASRGIALNNLVDEFSL; this is encoded by the coding sequence ATGATAATTTCTGATTTTATACGCAGCGTTTTGCCAACTAGTTCGTTTCTTTATGCACCACTTCAAGCTGATGCTACGTGGGCTATAGATAGTCGTACCATTCAAAAAGGTGATATTTTCGTTGCGATTCGTGGAAACAATCTTGATGGGCACCATTTTGTCGCCGATGCATTTTCACGCGGCGCAGCTGGATGCATGATTGAAAAAAATCAAGAATCATTGCTTTCAAAAATTGATAAAGCAATTTTGAAAGAAAAAACGGTTATCATTGTGGATAACACGCAACAGGCACTTGCAAGGCTTGCGGTGGCGGTGCGCCAAAAATTTTCTGGGCCAGTTATTGGTATTACCGGTTCTATTGGAAAGACATCAACCAAAGAAGCGATTGCGTCAATTCTCAAAGCCAATAATCAACCTTATTTAGCAAGTACCGGTACCCAAAACACGGTTCTTGGTATTTCGCTCACCTTGCTTAAATTAAGAGCAGAGCATCAAGTTATCGTTTTAGAACTTGGCATTTCAAAACGTGGCGAGATGGCACGTTTAGTTGAGATTGCGCAGCCAACCATTGGCTTGATAACTGCCGTTGGCCATAGCCACATGGAAGGGCTTGGCTCTATTATTGATATCGCTAACGAAAAAAGAGATATCTTTAAATATTTTAAAGAAGATAATATCGGGATCATTAACGGTGATCAACCGTTGCTTGCAAACGTAGCGTATAATCACCCGGTAATAAAATTTGGATCAAAAACAACCAATCAAGTACAAGCGCGCAAAGTTCAAGCAACGAGCGATTCGCTTAATTTTACGCTCAAACTTTATGGGCAAAAATATAAAATTACGTTGCCAACAAATCATAAAGGGGCAGTTTTGCACTGGCTTGCAGCTGCCAGCATTGCGTATCTTATTGGCATAGATAATCAGATGATCGTTGATTGCATGCAAAAACCAGTTGTGGTTCCCGGCAGATTTGAGCGCCGTCGCCTCAAACTTGGAAACGGCATTATTATTAACGATTGCTATAATGCAAGCCCAGAAAGCATGAAAGCTGCATTAACGGCATTTCAGCATGTTCAAACTTCGGGGCATAAAATCGCAATTCTTGGCGATATGCTCGAGCTTGGCGTTAATAGCCCATTTTGGCATCGCCAAATTGGTCGATTCTTGCGCAAGGTGCCAACCGTTCGTGATCTTATTCTGGTAGGATCGCACATCGAATGGACGAAAAAAACTTTGCCTCTAGGGGTAAAAGTTGAAGTGGTACCAACATGGAAAGAAGCATCACAAAAATTAAAAGAGCGCTTATCGCAAGAAGTGTGTATACTGGTAAAAGCTTCTCGCGGAATAGCTCTTAATAATTTAGTGGACGAATTTAGTTTATGA
- a CDS encoding DNA translocase FtsK 4TM domain-containing protein, protein MVYEWLYRMRGYSFRTIVFILALFFLACFLALSLWTYCPTDSSLFYQSSENSHTTNKAGFLGAHIAALFYFLFGTSALFFAVFLFFLTWHFFYYGDVKKIHSQLIGWSLFVMSSCMVGAWYHVCVMRTGFLPGGVLGNALVAKMIRFDQFLVGLCLHSILLISLILISRASVLKLPNYLMIVFYRLKIFKQFFSIVVLPIRLLKNTITRIKDSFITLLVGTADQEKTNHSTEILNDAIWHMISEKNNTQEKKSSPLQHEKIEKKSPFAERKKETASLYNLPTASIFSSPDVSKEEMHLAKKHEQLALILEEKLQRFGIQGRVVGIKAGPVVTLFEYQPHIDAKVSRILALEDDLALALQAISIRIIAPIPGRSLVGFEVANQTRLPVYFSHLLQSSEWQKTTAQLPLILGADTSGNKMIVDLAAMPHLLIAGSTGSGKSVALNAMIVSLLCKKTPEQLRLILIDPKRLEFAAYADIAHLLFPIVDDPKQAGVALKWAVQEMERRYQLLAAAGVRHLYDYQKLCAGDALREKLPLIVIIIDELSDLMMVASKEVELRIARIAQMARAAGIHLIVATQRPSVDVITGIIKVNFPSRIAFKVSSKIDSRIILDCAGADKLLGKGDMLYLDAAGQIIRVHGAFISDKEREGVAQHIKEQQDVEYCDMNDLVSIQEGEDIDESDQDLYKEVIEFLKSVDEVSISLLQRKFRIGYNRSARIIDSLQAQGLIISTEGGKTRKVLR, encoded by the coding sequence ATGGTTTATGAATGGTTGTATCGCATGAGAGGGTATTCATTTCGCACAATTGTGTTTATACTGGCGCTATTTTTTCTCGCATGCTTTTTGGCTCTTTCACTGTGGACCTATTGCCCAACAGATAGTTCACTTTTTTATCAATCAAGCGAAAATTCTCACACAACAAACAAAGCTGGATTTCTCGGCGCACATATAGCAGCGCTTTTTTATTTTTTATTTGGCACGAGTGCGCTTTTTTTTGCAGTTTTTTTATTTTTCTTAACATGGCACTTTTTTTATTATGGCGATGTAAAAAAAATTCACTCGCAGCTGATTGGATGGTCATTATTTGTGATGAGTTCATGCATGGTTGGTGCATGGTATCATGTGTGCGTAATGAGAACCGGTTTTTTGCCTGGCGGGGTTTTGGGCAATGCTTTGGTTGCAAAAATGATTCGCTTTGATCAATTTTTAGTTGGCTTGTGTTTGCATAGTATTCTGCTCATTTCTCTCATTTTAATTTCGCGAGCATCAGTTTTAAAATTGCCGAATTATTTGATGATTGTTTTTTATCGCTTAAAAATCTTTAAGCAATTTTTTTCAATTGTTGTATTGCCAATCAGATTATTGAAAAACACAATCACTCGTATTAAGGATTCATTTATTACGCTGCTTGTCGGCACTGCGGATCAAGAAAAAACTAATCATTCGACAGAAATACTTAATGATGCCATATGGCATATGATTTCTGAAAAAAATAATACACAAGAAAAAAAATCATCTCCGTTGCAACACGAAAAAATTGAAAAAAAATCTCCTTTTGCCGAGCGCAAAAAAGAGACAGCGTCATTATATAATTTACCAACCGCATCAATTTTTTCTTCTCCAGATGTGAGCAAAGAAGAAATGCATTTAGCAAAAAAACACGAGCAATTAGCATTAATACTTGAAGAAAAATTGCAGCGTTTTGGTATTCAAGGCCGTGTTGTTGGTATTAAAGCGGGCCCGGTTGTTACCCTTTTTGAATATCAGCCCCATATCGATGCAAAGGTGAGCAGAATTCTTGCTCTTGAGGATGATTTAGCTTTAGCACTTCAAGCAATTTCTATTCGTATCATTGCACCAATACCAGGAAGATCGCTCGTAGGTTTTGAAGTTGCAAATCAAACTCGCCTGCCTGTTTATTTTTCTCATTTGCTGCAAAGTTCCGAATGGCAAAAAACAACGGCTCAGTTACCGCTTATTTTAGGAGCCGATACGAGCGGAAACAAGATGATCGTCGATCTTGCTGCAATGCCACATTTATTAATTGCGGGATCAACAGGATCTGGAAAATCGGTTGCACTGAATGCGATGATCGTGAGCCTGCTGTGCAAAAAAACACCAGAACAATTACGACTTATTTTAATTGACCCAAAACGCCTTGAGTTTGCAGCGTATGCTGATATTGCACATTTGCTTTTCCCTATTGTTGATGATCCAAAGCAAGCGGGAGTTGCACTCAAATGGGCGGTTCAAGAAATGGAGCGCCGTTATCAACTTCTTGCAGCTGCGGGCGTTCGTCATCTTTATGATTACCAAAAATTATGCGCTGGCGATGCGTTACGAGAAAAATTACCGCTCATTGTTATCATTATTGATGAACTTTCAGATTTAATGATGGTTGCTTCCAAAGAAGTAGAATTGCGCATTGCGCGTATTGCTCAAATGGCTCGCGCTGCAGGAATTCATTTGATTGTTGCAACGCAGCGGCCATCGGTTGATGTTATTACCGGGATTATTAAAGTTAATTTTCCAAGTAGAATTGCTTTTAAGGTTTCATCAAAAATTGATTCGCGCATTATTCTTGATTGCGCCGGAGCCGATAAATTATTGGGTAAAGGGGATATGCTTTATTTGGATGCAGCGGGCCAGATAATTCGCGTGCACGGAGCATTCATTTCAGATAAAGAGCGCGAAGGTGTTGCGCAGCATATAAAAGAACAACAAGATGTGGAATATTGCGATATGAACGATCTTGTTTCTATCCAAGAAGGTGAGGATATTGATGAAAGTGATCAAGATCTTTATAAAGAAGTTATAGAATTTTTAAAATCGGTTGACGAAGTTTCCATTTCCTTATTGCAACGAAAATTCAGAATAGGATACAATCGCTCCGCACGCATTATTGATTCACTTCAGGCTCAAGGACTTATTATTTCGACTGAAGGTGGTAAAACGCGTAAAGTTCTGCGTTGA
- a CDS encoding undecaprenyl-diphosphate phosphatase produces the protein MVFGFLIISFCAAVLEMLPISSSTHIAVLTNVLQNYGVFAYDNELLKALDFLLHGPMVIVLIIFFFNRWRLLPRFFLKNRYSFLNYLICGFIAEFVTLMFFIFFEYSGMSGWPRWLGFLLTALALLSDRLLGAQEQSTQWNKINAFILGVAQGIAFLPGVSRFGLTFAAARWRGFSLRHALELSFLIEFPISCAATLKGFYDMHKLHALNLLNWQWQLTMVIAIVVAVALLFLVRKIIMARKWWLFGWYAAILSAVSLLNGHA, from the coding sequence ATGGTATTTGGTTTTCTTATTATCAGTTTTTGTGCAGCAGTGCTTGAAATGCTGCCAATTAGTAGTTCGACGCATATCGCCGTGCTTACGAACGTATTGCAAAATTATGGCGTGTTTGCGTATGACAATGAACTACTTAAAGCGCTCGATTTTTTACTGCATGGTCCAATGGTTATTGTACTCATTATATTTTTTTTTAATCGGTGGCGATTGTTGCCACGATTTTTTTTAAAAAACCGTTACTCGTTCCTAAACTATTTAATATGTGGATTTATTGCAGAGTTCGTCACGCTGATGTTTTTTATTTTTTTTGAATATAGCGGCATGAGCGGATGGCCACGTTGGCTCGGTTTTTTATTAACGGCACTTGCATTATTAAGCGATCGTTTGTTGGGCGCACAAGAACAATCAACTCAATGGAATAAGATAAATGCGTTCATTTTGGGCGTTGCTCAAGGAATCGCCTTTTTGCCTGGAGTTTCGCGATTTGGGTTAACATTTGCGGCAGCTCGATGGCGCGGATTTTCTTTGCGGCATGCGCTTGAGCTTTCTTTTTTGATTGAGTTTCCGATAAGTTGCGCCGCCACACTAAAAGGATTTTACGATATGCACAAACTGCATGCGCTCAATCTCTTGAATTGGCAATGGCAGTTGACTATGGTGATAGCGATAGTAGTTGCGGTTGCACTTTTATTTCTCGTCAGAAAAATAATAATGGCACGCAAATGGTGGTTATTCGGCTGGTATGCTGCAATCTTATCAGCAGTTTCATTGCTGAATGGGCACGCATAA
- a CDS encoding M48 family metalloprotease, with protein sequence MNFNYKIVLLLAIAALTIIGVVYLQKNNNQNNIQCVMVSYLQQLEQDAWKKIGSIGLTKNECLEKIDELPPLPTIETQKLSPYFEKISQEVLNDFGVDKNEIFFTRTTKSAPAFTSGKTIHIHEEEMKTLSKQEQKFVIGHELHHIMNQDSDLHTVIQNEADIKKGNGSIDCPLNTHCRFCEFRADIETALKNNEYAQGYKEFIQHYLIDNGRYDSGITHPKHKDRLALAEKLCASLPQIA encoded by the coding sequence ATGAACTTTAATTACAAAATAGTACTGTTATTAGCAATAGCCGCATTAACTATTATTGGAGTAGTATATCTACAAAAAAACAATAATCAGAACAACATTCAATGCGTTATGGTTTCATATTTACAACAGCTCGAACAAGATGCCTGGAAGAAAATCGGTTCAATTGGTCTTACAAAAAATGAATGCTTAGAAAAAATAGATGAACTGCCACCACTTCCAACAATCGAAACACAAAAGCTCTCTCCGTACTTTGAAAAAATTTCTCAGGAAGTTCTCAACGATTTCGGTGTGGATAAAAATGAGATTTTCTTTACGCGCACAACTAAATCAGCGCCAGCATTTACTTCTGGTAAAACTATTCACATTCATGAAGAAGAAATGAAAACGTTATCAAAACAAGAACAAAAATTTGTTATCGGCCATGAATTGCATCATATCATGAACCAAGATAGCGATCTTCATACCGTAATCCAGAATGAAGCTGATATTAAAAAAGGTAATGGCAGTATAGATTGCCCACTCAATACACATTGCCGCTTTTGCGAATTTCGTGCCGATATTGAAACTGCATTAAAAAATAATGAATATGCGCAAGGATACAAAGAATTTATACAACATTATCTCATTGATAATGGGCGCTACGACTCAGGTATCACTCATCCGAAGCATAAAGATCGTTTAGCATTAGCGGAAAAACTCTGCGCTTCTCTCCCCCAAATAGCATAA
- the acpP gene encoding acyl carrier protein, whose translation MANFDSQDTYQKMVTIISDVLHVDKQKVTRDTSLEQLGADSLDKLEIVMKLEEEFGIEIEDQEAAKIDSINEAVEKINGLRTK comes from the coding sequence ATGGCAAACTTTGATTCTCAAGATACCTATCAAAAAATGGTAACAATTATTTCGGATGTCTTGCATGTCGATAAACAAAAAGTTACCCGCGATACTTCATTAGAACAGTTAGGTGCAGATTCGCTTGATAAACTAGAAATAGTTATGAAGCTCGAAGAAGAGTTTGGTATAGAGATAGAAGATCAAGAAGCTGCCAAAATAGATTCTATTAATGAGGCTGTGGAAAAAATTAATGGATTGCGCACCAAATAA
- a CDS encoding ACP S-malonyltransferase, translating to MKIGMLFPDYGSQYVGMGKELYDTSRIMQEYFEEASTCLNINFVKLCFASSEQELAQIDHAYTSIFLVSCAISALLKEKEIIPQVVSGYGIGQWCALHAAGSLSLPDGLYFLSKYAHFYQELLTTLEPRILEQEGMEIVKVRELCKEYKHASISAYHTNNKLRISGLKDEMIGVEDELKQQDAQTDDISVFAGLHSSLMKPVQDHLRTYLEKIDFHDLQIPLISTIDGSSLLSGSQAREKIMEQIVSPIHWDKVIKSIADWDLIIHVGPGDSLQKIVRDYYPEKRHIAINSLTDVENLLVLIK from the coding sequence ATGAAAATTGGCATGCTGTTTCCAGATTATGGGAGCCAATATGTTGGCATGGGAAAAGAACTTTATGATACTTCCCGCATTATGCAGGAGTATTTTGAAGAAGCTTCAACTTGCCTAAATATTAATTTCGTTAAACTTTGTTTCGCTTCTTCTGAGCAAGAGCTTGCTCAAATTGATCACGCTTATACCTCTATTTTTCTTGTAAGCTGCGCGATTTCAGCGCTTTTAAAAGAAAAAGAAATAATCCCGCAGGTTGTTTCAGGTTATGGAATTGGCCAATGGTGCGCATTGCATGCGGCAGGCAGCTTGAGTCTGCCCGATGGTCTCTATTTTCTTTCAAAATACGCACATTTTTATCAGGAACTTTTAACAACATTAGAGCCACGCATCTTAGAACAAGAAGGCATGGAGATTGTCAAAGTTCGTGAGTTATGCAAAGAATATAAACATGCCTCAATAAGCGCTTACCATACGAACAATAAACTTCGCATATCCGGTTTAAAAGATGAGATGATCGGTGTGGAAGATGAACTTAAGCAGCAGGATGCTCAAACCGATGACATTTCTGTTTTTGCAGGGCTTCATAGTTCGCTAATGAAACCGGTACAGGATCACTTGCGCACGTATCTAGAGAAAATAGACTTTCATGATTTGCAAATTCCGCTCATCTCGACTATCGATGGAAGTTCACTTTTAAGTGGCAGCCAAGCGCGCGAAAAAATTATGGAACAAATCGTTAGTCCAATTCACTGGGATAAAGTAATTAAGTCGATTGCCGATTGGGATTTAATTATTCATGTGGGGCCAGGCGATTCACTACAGAAAATCGTGCGTGACTATTATCCAGAAAAGCGGCATATTGCGATAAATAGTTTGACTGACGTTGAAAATCTTTTGGTTTTAATTAAATAA
- a CDS encoding glutamate--tRNA ligase, whose translation MKRIRVRFAPSPTGHLHIGGLRTALFNWLFARHNNGDFLLRIEDTDIERSKPEFTDSILESLEWTSIESDEPLVIQTERMAIYKEKIQWLLQHAKAYRCFCAAAPMRSEDDYFKYDGKCRLRKPEIGDENVPHVVRIKLPLEQKTIEFNDIIRGLIVFETTQLDDFIIARTDGTPIYNFVVVVDDALMNISHIIRGEDHISNTPKQIVLYNAFGFDVPYFAHLPLILGPSGARLSKRDAATAVTDYKKNGYLADALCNYLVRLGWAHGDQEIFTREQLVSLFTLDAVGKKAAIFDQAKLDWVNSMYLKELDAKKILSFITRDVEPGFVAALSDWNEATILKAIDLYKGRVKTMRELIDEINGFYHASARATNEEVQQFGTAQAALLLQDFNDAVKTMAVVDSSTVGEIAKRLAAERGIKLVELAQPIRLALTGKVHGPGAFDIVALLGKQESCKRLERFVNEYGTRV comes from the coding sequence ATGAAGCGCATTCGGGTACGATTTGCACCTTCTCCAACAGGGCATTTGCATATTGGTGGTTTACGTACAGCTCTTTTTAATTGGCTTTTTGCGCGGCACAATAATGGTGATTTTCTGCTCCGTATAGAAGATACCGATATTGAACGTTCAAAACCCGAATTTACCGATTCGATTCTTGAATCTCTCGAATGGACATCAATTGAAAGTGATGAACCATTAGTTATTCAAACGGAACGAATGGCGATTTATAAAGAAAAAATTCAATGGCTTTTGCAACACGCAAAAGCATACCGCTGTTTTTGTGCAGCGGCTCCTATGCGCAGCGAAGATGACTATTTCAAGTATGATGGCAAATGCCGTTTGAGAAAACCTGAAATTGGCGACGAGAACGTGCCACATGTTGTTCGCATTAAATTACCGTTGGAACAAAAAACAATAGAATTTAACGATATTATTCGCGGGCTGATTGTGTTTGAAACGACGCAATTAGATGATTTTATTATTGCGCGAACCGATGGAACGCCGATTTATAATTTTGTCGTGGTTGTGGATGATGCACTAATGAATATCTCGCATATTATTCGTGGCGAAGACCATATTTCCAATACGCCAAAACAAATTGTGCTTTATAATGCGTTCGGTTTTGATGTTCCGTATTTTGCACATTTACCGCTTATTTTGGGGCCATCAGGTGCACGTTTAAGTAAGCGTGATGCAGCAACTGCAGTAACTGATTATAAAAAAAATGGTTATCTGGCAGATGCGCTTTGCAATTATTTGGTGCGGCTTGGTTGGGCTCATGGCGATCAAGAAATCTTTACTCGTGAACAATTAGTTTCGCTCTTTACGCTCGATGCCGTTGGCAAAAAAGCTGCTATTTTTGATCAAGCAAAACTTGATTGGGTAAATAGCATGTACCTTAAAGAACTTGATGCTAAAAAGATTTTGTCTTTTATTACGCGCGATGTTGAGCCCGGTTTTGTTGCGGCTCTTTCCGATTGGAATGAAGCAACCATTCTAAAAGCTATTGATCTTTATAAGGGACGCGTAAAAACGATGCGCGAATTAATTGATGAAATAAATGGATTCTATCATGCTTCCGCGCGCGCTACAAATGAAGAAGTGCAGCAATTTGGTACGGCGCAAGCAGCTCTTTTATTGCAAGATTTTAATGATGCAGTTAAAACAATGGCGGTAGTCGATAGTTCAACCGTTGGAGAGATTGCAAAGCGACTCGCTGCTGAGCGGGGCATCAAATTAGTTGAACTTGCGCAGCCGATTCGATTAGCTTTAACGGGTAAAGTACATGGGCCCGGTGCATTCGATATTGTTGCACTTTTGGGTAAACAAGAGAGTTGCAAACGCTTGGAACGTTTTGTAAACGAGTACGGTACTCGCGTTTAG